From one Streptomyces chromofuscus genomic stretch:
- the rdgB gene encoding RdgB/HAM1 family non-canonical purine NTP pyrophosphatase produces the protein MTRLILATRNTGKIAELKAILADAGLRHELVGADAYPDVPDVRETGVTFAENALLKAHALARATGLPAVADDSGLCVDVLGGAPGIFSARWSGKHGDDKANLDLLLAQLSDVPTEHRGAHFACAAALALPDGTARVVEGRLKGVLRHKPAGTHGFGYDPVLQPDGETRTCAEMSPDEKNAISHRGKAFRGLVAVVRELLG, from the coding sequence ATGACCCGCTTGATCCTCGCCACCCGCAACACCGGAAAGATCGCCGAGCTGAAAGCGATCCTCGCCGACGCCGGCCTCCGGCACGAACTCGTCGGCGCGGACGCCTACCCGGACGTCCCCGACGTCCGGGAGACCGGCGTCACCTTCGCCGAGAACGCCCTGCTCAAGGCCCACGCGCTCGCCCGGGCCACCGGCCTGCCGGCGGTCGCCGACGACTCGGGCCTCTGCGTCGACGTCCTCGGCGGCGCGCCGGGCATCTTCTCGGCCCGCTGGTCGGGCAAGCACGGGGACGACAAGGCCAACCTGGACCTGCTCCTGGCCCAGTTGTCGGACGTCCCGACCGAACACCGCGGCGCCCACTTCGCCTGCGCCGCGGCCCTCGCCCTGCCGGACGGCACGGCTCGCGTGGTCGAGGGCCGCCTGAAGGGCGTCCTGCGCCACAAGCCGGCCGGCACCCACGGCTTCGGCTACGACCCGGTCCTCCAGCCCGACGGCGAGACGCGCACCTGCGCGGAAATGAGCCCCGACGAGAAGAACGCCATCAGCCACCGGGGGAAGGCGTTCCGGGGGTTGGTGGCGGTGGTGCGGGAGCTGCTGGGCTGA
- the bcp gene encoding thioredoxin-dependent thiol peroxidase — MSERLQPGDVAPAFTLPDADGNEVSLADHRGRKVIVYFYPAALTAGCTKQACDFTDNLDLLAGAGYDVIGISPDKPEKLSKFREQESLKVTLLADPDKQVLESYGAFGEKKLYGKTVVGVIRSTVIVDEEGKVERALYNVKATGHVAKIIKDLGI, encoded by the coding sequence ATGAGCGAACGACTCCAGCCCGGGGATGTGGCCCCCGCCTTCACCCTGCCCGACGCCGACGGCAACGAGGTGTCCCTCGCGGACCACAGGGGCCGCAAGGTCATCGTCTACTTCTACCCCGCCGCGCTGACGGCAGGCTGCACGAAGCAGGCCTGCGACTTCACGGACAACCTCGACCTGCTGGCCGGCGCCGGCTACGACGTGATCGGCATCTCGCCGGACAAGCCCGAGAAGCTGTCGAAGTTCCGGGAGCAGGAGTCCCTGAAGGTCACCCTGCTCGCCGACCCCGACAAGCAGGTGCTGGAGTCGTACGGCGCCTTCGGCGAGAAGAAGCTCTACGGCAAGACCGTGGTCGGCGTCATCCGCTCCACGGTGATCGTCGACGAGGAGGGCAAGGTGGAGCGCGCCCTCTACAACGTCAAGGCCACCGGCCACGTCGCCAAGATCATCAAGGACCTGGGGATCTGA
- a CDS encoding glucose PTS transporter subunit EIIB, whose amino-acid sequence MASKAEKIVAGLGGIDNIEEVEGCITRLRVEVADPSLVDDAALKGAGAHGVVKMGSAIQVVIGTDADPLAADIEDMM is encoded by the coding sequence ATGGCCAGCAAGGCTGAGAAGATCGTTGCCGGGCTCGGCGGCATCGACAACATCGAAGAGGTCGAGGGCTGCATCACGCGGCTCCGCGTCGAGGTGGCCGACCCCTCGCTGGTCGACGACGCCGCCCTCAAGGGCGCCGGCGCCCACGGCGTCGTGAAGATGGGCAGCGCCATCCAGGTCGTCATCGGCACCGACGCCGACCCGCTCGCGGCGGACATCGAGGACATGATGTGA
- a CDS encoding DUF3618 domain-containing protein translates to MADTSDTRTPAQIEADIRRRREVLAETLDEIGVRVHPKTIVGDAKAKVVSNVDHTLGRAYVQVNRVMSDVRRQFVDEEGSPRMTRVLPVALVAVGVVGLLALGTRRRKR, encoded by the coding sequence GTGGCGGACACGTCGGACACCAGAACCCCGGCGCAGATCGAGGCGGACATCAGGCGCCGCCGCGAAGTGCTGGCGGAGACGCTCGACGAGATCGGGGTGCGGGTGCACCCGAAGACGATCGTCGGGGACGCGAAGGCCAAGGTCGTGTCGAATGTCGATCACACCCTTGGACGGGCGTACGTCCAGGTCAACCGGGTCATGAGCGACGTCAGGCGGCAGTTCGTGGACGAGGAGGGCTCGCCCCGGATGACGCGGGTGCTGCCCGTCGCGCTGGTCGCCGTCGGCGTCGTCGGACTGCTCGCGCTCGGCACCCGGCGCCGCAAGCGCTGA
- the rph gene encoding ribonuclease PH: MSRIDGRTPEQLRPITIERGWSKHAEGSVLVSFGDTKVFCTASVTEGVPRWRKGSGEGWVTAEYAMLPRSTNTRGDRESVKGRIGGRTHEISRLIGRSLRAVVDYKALGENTIVLDCDVLQADGGTRTAAITGAYVALADAVAWARAKKLIRPGRQPLTGSVSAVSVGIVGKVPLLDLCYEEDVRAETDMNVVCTGDGRFVEVQGTAEAEPFAREELNALLDLAVAGCAELAQLQRAALDAALQK, from the coding sequence ATGTCTCGAATCGACGGCCGCACTCCCGAACAGCTCCGCCCGATCACCATCGAACGCGGCTGGAGCAAGCACGCCGAGGGCTCCGTCCTCGTCTCCTTCGGCGACACCAAGGTCTTCTGCACCGCCTCGGTCACCGAGGGCGTCCCGCGCTGGCGCAAGGGCAGCGGCGAGGGCTGGGTCACCGCGGAGTACGCCATGCTGCCCCGCTCCACCAACACCCGCGGCGACCGCGAGTCGGTCAAGGGCAGGATCGGCGGCCGTACGCACGAGATCTCCCGCCTCATCGGCCGCTCCCTGCGCGCGGTCGTCGACTACAAGGCGCTCGGCGAGAACACCATCGTCCTCGACTGCGACGTCCTCCAGGCCGACGGCGGCACCCGCACCGCCGCCATCACCGGCGCGTACGTCGCCCTGGCCGACGCCGTCGCCTGGGCCCGGGCCAAGAAGCTGATCCGCCCCGGACGCCAGCCCCTCACCGGCTCGGTCAGCGCCGTCTCGGTCGGCATCGTCGGCAAGGTCCCCCTGCTCGACCTCTGCTACGAGGAGGACGTGCGCGCCGAGACCGACATGAACGTCGTCTGCACCGGCGACGGACGGTTCGTCGAGGTCCAGGGCACCGCGGAGGCCGAACCCTTCGCCCGCGAGGAGCTCAACGCGCTGCTCGACCTCGCGGTGGCCGGCTGCGCGGAACTCGCCCAGCTGCAGCGGGCGGCGCTCGACGCGGCGCTCCAGAAGTAG